Proteins found in one Anabas testudineus chromosome 1, fAnaTes1.2, whole genome shotgun sequence genomic segment:
- the emp1 gene encoding epithelial membrane protein 1, whose product MLMLAGLVVVHITTIILLLVATIDNAWWVADLVSTDLWAKWTLKDSAWHYTNLDDYPYAGEYFQTVQATSVLACIFAILALFVFVAQLFTLPKGQRFALTGILLLISCLCIMIAASIYTAKLHINDTSGGYGHCYILAWISFVLSFLLAITYLVLRKKN is encoded by the exons ATGTTGATGCTGGCTGGGCTCGTTGTTGTGcacatcaccaccatcatcctGCTGCTGGTGGCCACCATCGATAAT GCCTGGTGGGTCGCTGATTTAGTGTCTACTGACTTGTGGGCCAAGTGGACATTAAAAGACTCAGCCTGGCATTACACCAACCTGGACGACTACCCATATG CTGGAGAATATTTCCAGACGGTGCAGGCCACCTCAGTGCTCGCTTGCATTTTTGCCATCCTGgccctgtttgtgtttgtggccCAGCTGTTCACCCTGCCCAAAGGCCAGAGATTCGCCCTCACTGGCATTTTACTGCTAATCTCCT GCCTGTGTATAATGATAGCAGCCTCCATCTACACGGCTAAGCTTCACATCAATGATACCAGCGGAGGGTACGGACACTGCTACATCCTGGCCTGGATCTCTTTTGTCCTCAGCTTCCTTTTAGCGATCACCTACCTCGTCCTGCggaaaaagaactaa
- the zgc:101679 gene encoding LOW QUALITY PROTEIN: 40-kDa huntingtin-associated protein (The sequence of the model RefSeq protein was modified relative to this genomic sequence to represent the inferred CDS: deleted 1 base in 1 codon) — MAAEGDFLARYRAVSNKLKKRFLRKPNVAEASEQFGQLAKELKQQDCLQYAAFCNLAMARCEQTLFNAPGEALALTDAARLFLSSEKENRALQAPGFDEHLQAALNCYGFAIKVYIEMNQPVMAASLCLELGNALKEMNRPGEAIVHYQRAAELQTQMPIEALLSMGEMATCKILTRDYDGALSVFTEMQLICQERGLQLPGTSTPVGAFLDIVAKCEISRVLLLMLLEPPPQKLLPEHAQTLERYAWESFDPHSQVTFLPENVFLLLQSVVMACQEKDTESLKSLQTELWPFLTAEQNHLLHLVVQERITPSGQGI, encoded by the exons ATGGCTGCTGAGGGCGATTTTCTTGCACGATATCGTGCTGTGTCGAATAAACTGAAAAA GCGTTTTCTTCGAAAGCCAAATGTAGCGGAGGCAAGTGAGCAGTTTG GTCAATTAGCCAAGGAGCTAAAGCAGCAGGACTGTCTGCAGTATGCTGCCTTCTGCAACCTGGCCATGGCTCG ATGTGAGCAGACTCTTTTTAACGCTCCTGGAGAGGCCCTGGCGTTAACCGATGCTGCCCGCCTCTTTCTCTCATCC GAAAAAGAGAATCGGGCCCTGCAGGCCCCAGGCTTTGATGAGCACCTTCAGGCTGCACTTAATTGCTATGGCTTTGCCATCAAG GTGTACATTGAGATGAACCAGCCTGTGATGGCGGCCAGCCTGTGTCTCGAACTTGGCAATGCACTCAAG GAAATGAACAGGCCAGGAGAGGCTATTGTTCATTATCAGAGGGCTGCAGAGTTGCAGACACAAATGCCGATTGAAGCACTGTTGTCAATGGGAGAAATGGCTACATGTAAAATTTTAACCC GTGACTATGATGGTGCTTTGTCAGTGTTCACAGAGATGCAACTGATATGCCAAGAGAGGGGATTGCAGCTGCCTGGTACCAGCACCCCTGTTG GTGCTTTTCTGGACATTGTGGCAAAATGTGAGATCtccagagtgctgctgctgatgctgcttgAG CCTCCACCTCAGAAGTTGTTGCCAGAACATGCGCAGACCCTGGAAAGATACGCATGGGAGTCCTTTGACCCCCACAGTCAAG TGACCTTCCTGCCTGAGAATGTGTTCCTGCTCCTGCAGTCAGTAGTG ATGGCGTGTCAAGAAAAAGATACAGAGTCCCTCAAGTCTCTTCAGACTGAGCTATG GCCGTTTCTGACTGCCGAGCAGAATCACCTTCTCCACCTAGTGGTTCAGGAGCGCATTACACCATCTGGCCAAGGCATTTAG
- the si:ch211-243a20.3 gene encoding uncharacterized protein si:ch211-243a20.3 — translation MMMASRSVLMVLVLVAVVTGVRAASEENELDHGYWNYREGADSVNVASVRSVTRVLDAWGKRLFSEIKTLLHSQPSTLLPDYSRVRPLSESVNDLFREVSLLHRRITELSHRLATLEPFLRRHGYREKGEEAGGGGGGALASQSLRGEVASLSLPRGSRVVRRRRVRVLKNGGAKLVRGES, via the exons ATGATGATGGCGTCTCGATCTGTGTTGatggtgttggtgttggttGCCGTGGTAACCGGGGTGCGTGCAGCCAGCGAGGAGAATGAACTAGATCACGGGTACTGGAACTACAGAGAGGGAG CTGACAGTGTGAATGTGGCCTCAGTGCGCAGTGTGACCAGAGTTTTAGACGCGTGGGGAAAACGTCTCTTCAGTGAGATCAAGACTCTGCTGCACTCACAGCCGAGCACACTGCTGCCCGACTACTCCAG GGTGCGCCCTCTGTCCGAGTCCGTCAACGACCTATTCAGAGAAGTCTCCCTGCTGCACCGGCGCATCACCGAGCTCTCTCATCGCCTAGCAACGCTGGAGCCGTTCCTCCGTCGCCACGGCTACCGGGAAAAGGGGGAGGAGGCGGGAGGCGGCGGCGGCGGGGCTCTGGCATCTCAGAGCCTGAGAGGGGAGGTGGCGAGCCTGAGCTTGCCGAGAGGAAGCAGGGTGGTGAGGAGGAGACGGGTGAGAGTCCTGAAGAATGGGGGAGCGAAGCTGGTTCGGGGTGAGAGTTAG